In Bacillota bacterium, the DNA window GCAGGAGCGCGGCCAGGCGCGGGCGGAACAGGCGATGGCGGATACGGGTCATGAGACGCCTCCTCTATGCCAATCGCAAGGGAATTCCCGCCGGAGGGGGCGCCTCCTGCCTCCGGGGCGGTCTCCGGGCCGCCGGGCGGCCTGCCGTGCCGACTCGGGCCTTTACGGTTCGGTTACAGCCGCGCCCCGGCGGGAGCGGGCGGCGCTCCGGCGGCTATACTCAGAGGCGACTTCATCCGACCACTCGCGCTTCGACGGAGGTCGCGCCGCAATGCGACGTCAGCCGCTCCGGGCCCGGCGGGCGGGCCTCTCTCTCCTGGCGGCCGGGCTCCTGGCCCTGCTCTCCGCGCTCCTCCCTGTCCACGCGGCCCTGGCGGCGCCCTCGGTGCGCCTCGTCCCCGCCGGTCGGCTCTTCAGCGACTTGGCCTCCCCGGGCGACGCCCAGGTCTTCGGCGCACTGGCCGCACTGGGCGCCTTCCAGGGGGACGGCGGCCCGGGCGGGCCGGTGCGGCCCGACGACCCCATCGACCGGGCGGAGTTCGCCAGCGTGCTGGCCCAGTTGACGGGACGGGCCGGCGTGGCCAGCGTCATGTCCAGCTTCCAGCCGCCCTACGCCGACGCGGCCGCCATCCCGAACTGGGCGCGCGGGGCGGTCAACGTGGCGTACAGCGCGGGGCTTCTGCGCGGCTACCCCGACGGCACCTTCCGCCCCGACCGGCCGGTCAGCGAGGCGGAGGTGCTGGCGGCGCTGGCACGGACGGCCGGCTACACGTCGGCGCCGGGCTCCTGGCCCGGCAACTGGGTCGACCTGGCCGACGCCCAGGGACTGGCCGACAAGAGCACCGTCGACCCGTCCGCCGCGGCCACCCGGCGCTTCGTCGCCCAGGTGGCCTACCGGGCGCTCTTCATCCCCGGCCCCGACGGCAAGACGCTCTTCGCGCGGACGGGCGGCGCCGAGGGCGAAGTGGCGGTCCTGGACGGCGCCACCATCCGCATCCGCCCCCCCGCCGCAGGAAGCGCCCTCGGCTCGACGCGCATCCTCTCCTCTCTCGACCCGGCCTCCGCGGAGGCGCCGGAGGCGATCCGCCCGGCGCCCGGCGCCCTGGCCGCCCTGGGCGAGACGGTCACCTACCGCGACCCCGACCTCTTCGCCCTGGCGCCGCAGGTGATCGCCATCGGCTTCGCCAGCTGGTCCGACCTGAAGGTGGGCACGCTGGTCCGCCTCTACCTGAACGACGGCCAGGTGACCGGCATCGAGACGGTGCAGTAGGGGGCGGCCGGCGGGCCGCCCTGCGCCCGGCCCGCCCGTTCACGGCCCGCCCGTTCAGGAGGAGCCGGACGAGCCGCCCCCGCCCGGCGAGGTGCCGCTCCCTCCGCCGGGGCCGCCGCTCCCGCCGCCCGGGGCACCTCCCCCGGGGAAGCCGCGCGGCGGCCCCGGAGGCCCGCTCCGCTCGACGAAGGCGGCGATCCGCTGCCGCATGGCCTGGAGCCGCTGCTGCTCCTGCTGCGCCGTCATCTGGCCGCTCTTCACCGCCTGGTCGAGCCGGCTCTTCGCCGCCTCCAGGAGCGCTTGCTCCAGCCCCTGGACGCTCTTCCCCTCCGCCTGGGCCACCTGGGCCAGCGAGCGGCCCTGCTGCAGCTGCTGCTGCAGCTGCGCGGTCGTGAGACCGAGGTACTGGGCGGCCGCGCCCAGGTTGAAGAAGCCGCCGAAACCCCTTCCTGCGCCGGGGCGCCCGCCCGGGCTCCCCGCCGGCGCGCCGGGCACGGTGGCTCCGGCGGCGTTCCCGGAGGGCGTCGCGCCGTTCGCCACCGAGGCCGAGCGGGCCGGCGAAGAGCCGCAGCCCGCGAGGAGGAGGCCGCCCGCCAGCAGCAGGGCGCCCGCCGTCCTGGGCCAGGCGCGCGTCGCCATGGTCACCATCGCCTCCACCGGAAGAGCTGGTCGCGGATACCGCGGCAGGAAGCGGTACCCGGACCGGCGCCCAGTATACGTCCGCGCGGCCGCGCCACCATGGCCGGGAGGCGGCGCGGGAGGCCGCTCCCCGGCTCCGCCGCGAGGGGCAGGCAGGACGTTGGCAACGCGGGCAAGAAGAGCCTCCCGTCGACAACGCTGTCGTCGAACCGCGGGTGGGGAGGTCGTCATGCAGCCTTCGATGGAACGGGAAGCCGTCTACGAAGACGAGATCGACCTGCGCGAGCTGGTGGCCACGCTGGTGCGCAGGAAGTGGTGGATCGCCGGCGTCACCCTGATCGCGCTGGCGGTGGCCGGCGTCCTCAGCTTCGCCGTCCTTCCTCCGACGTACGCCGTCTCCGTGCAGGTGGCGCCGCCGGCCAACCAAGCGCTCCTAGACATGATCTACGGTATGGATTCCGCTGTCCAAGGCTCGGCGGGATCGACCGGCAACGCCACCGGACAGTCGGAGATCCAGGCTTATACGGCGATGGCATCTTCCGACGTCGTCCTCGCCCAGGTGGCCCGGGAGGTAGGGTGGCAGAAGAACTACAGCGAGCTGCAGCAAAGCTTCGCCGTCCAGGCGGACAGCAACGGCGGCACCCTGACGGTCACGGCGCGGGCGCCCAGCGCGGAGGAGGCCTACCGGCTGGCGACAGCATGGCGGCGGGCCTTCGTCGGCGCCGCCGTCAACCTGGCCAGACAGCAGCTGGACCTCCAGATCCAGGTGGGCGAGCGGCGGGTGGCGGGTGAAGAGGCCGCGCTCGACCGGCTGCAGGCCACCCTCGGGCCGGGTGGAAACCCCAGCACTGCGACGATGATCTCAGTCGCCGCCGTCGGCCAAGTGCTGGCCCAGGCCCAGGGCGACCTCGACCGCTTGCTGGCGCTGCGCCAGTCCGTCGACGCGGTGGCGGCGCCCACCGTCCTCCAGGACGCGCGCCTGCCCGAGGCTCCGGTGGCGCCGCGCAAGGCGCTCAACCTGGCGGTGGCGCTTGTGCTTGGCCTGATGGTGGGCGTACTCGCCGCCTTCTTCGCCGACTACTGGGCGCGGGGGCAGGAGGCGGTGCCGGAGGCGGCGGCCGACGGGGCGACGGCGAGCGGCCGCTGAGGCCCGTCAGGCCGTCCCCGCCTGAGGCGAGCCGTCGGCGCGGCCCGCCTCCGCGGGACGCATCAGGTGGTAGCTGGCGGTGCCGATGGCCACCAGCTCGCCCCGGGCGTCGACCACGTCGACGCTCAGGAAGGCGACCGTCCGGCCGATGCGCCGGATGCGCGCCGTGGCCCGCAGGCGCTCGGACTCCAGCGTCGCCCCGTGGACGAACTCCACGTGCAGGTCGATGGTGGCGTGGCGCGTGCCCGGGGCCGTGTTGGCCACCACGGCGACGCCCGCCGCGGTGTCGACCAGGGTGGCGATGAAGCCGCCGTGGACGCGGCCCGCCATCTGCAGGTGGCGGCGCTCCACGGGCATCTCCACCACCGCTTCCTGGTCGGAGACGCGCACGGGCACGAGGCCCAGCAGCTCCCAGGCGGGATTGTCGGGGAGCAGGGAGCGATCGAAGGGAAAGGCGGCGCCGGCGGCGCCGGCTGACGGCGGAAGACCCTGGACGCCCAGCGCGACCACCTCCCGGGGGTCGAGATGAGCATACCAGAGCCGCCGGCAGCTAGCTTCGTAGCAGTTCCTCGCGCGCCTCGCCGCCGGGGTAGCGGTCGGGGCGGACGGTCAGCTCGCCCGGCTCGGCGCGGAGGCGGAGCCGGTAGGCGCCCTCGCCCAGCCGCTCCACGCCGGCGACGGCGTCGGCGCGGGCGGAGAGGACCGCCCCCTGTGCGTGGATGTCGAGCCGCCCCTCCACCATCTCGCACTCCTCCGGACGGAAGCGGAAGGCGACCGCCCAGCCGTCGGCCAGGCGGTAGGCGACCTTCAGCGTCTCCCGGCGCGAGCGCAGCTCCTCCACCATCCGCTCCAGCTCGCGCGTGACGGCGCCGAGGCCGGCTTCCGTGGTCGCCAAGGCCAACACCCCCCGGCTAGGATGCGCCGGCGGCGGCCGTCGCATGCCGGGCGGCTCACGCCGGGCGGCGGCCCGTGCCGCGAGACGGGCCGGCTCAGGGGCGGGCCACGGCCACGCGCGGGGCGGGCGCGCAGGCGCGGGGCGGCAGCGGGCGCACGTCGGGGAGCTCCAGGCGGCGGAGCTCGGGCACTTCCTCAGCCAGGCGCGAGAGGCGCAGGAAGAGGTCGGCCAGGCAGGCGACCGCCTCCGCCGGCGCCCCCTCGCCCAGTGCCGCCGCGGCCAGGTCGGCGGCCTCCAGGTCGGTCAGCGGCGTGATGCGGGCCAGCGGCTCGCCCAGGGGGACGAACTCGCCGCGGCGGGCGGTGGGCGCCAGGCGCCGCACCAGGAGGAGCGGCCCGAAGAGCGGGTCCGGCTCCACCGTCACCGCCAGCCGGAGCCCCCGCTCGGGCGCCCGCGACGGCTCCACCTCCAGGCCCGCGGCGGCCACCACCGCCTCCGCCTCCTCGGCGGGCAGCCAGCGCTCCTCCTCGTCGGGGGCCAGCCGCTCCAGCGCCTCGCGCGCCAGCTGGCGCGCCCGCTCCACGTCGGCCCCCTCCAGGTCGGGGATGCGGCCGCGCGGCCGGCGGCGGAAGGCCGCGTAGCGCGCTGCCCGCGCCAGCGCCCGCACCGTCCGCTCGGGGAAGGGGTAGACGGGCAGGCGGCGCGCCTCCGGATCCAGGAAGCGGACGGCGTAGGCGCGCTCGGCGGAGGGCAGGAAGTTGGCCACCACCGGCTTGCGCACGCCCTCCGCCTCGGCCTCGCGCACGCCCTCCAGGAGCGCGCGCGCCACCGCCGCCTCGTCGGAGAGGCCGGCCGGGACGAAGAGGACGACGACGGCGTCCACCTCCGGGTCGCGCAGCACCTCGGGCAGCGCCCGCCGGTAGCCCTCCGCCAGCGCCTCGAAGCCCAGGTCGAGCGGCGGGCGGGCCAGGAGGAGCCCCTCGGCGCGCAGCGCGTCGACGGTGATGACGGCGCCGCCGGCGCTGTTGGTGACCACCGCCACGCGCTCGCCCGCCGGCAGCGGCTCGGCCTCGAGGACGGCGGCCACGTCGAAGAGCTCCTCCAGCGTGTCCGCGCGGATGATGCCCGCCTGGCGGAAGAGCGCCTCCACGGCCACCTCGCGCGCCTGGCCGGCGGCCTGGCGCGCCTCGGAGACCTGGACGCCGGCGGCGGTGCGCGCGCCGCGCACCACAAGGACCGGCTTCCTGGGGGTGATGCGGCGGCAGATGCGCGAGAACTTGCGCGGGTTGCCGAAGGACTCCAGGTAGAGGGCGATCATCTCCGTCTCCGGGTCGTCCTCCCAGTACTGGAGGCAGTCGTTGCCCGAGACGTCGGCCTTGTTGCCCATGCTGACGAAGCTGGAGAGGCCGACGCCGATGCGGCTGAGCGCGTCCAGGATGGCCACGCCCAGCGCCCCCGACTGGCTGGCGAAGGCCAGCCGGCCGCGGGCGGGCAGGCGCGGGGCGAAGCTGGCGTTGAGGCGGACCGCCTCCGCCGTGTTGACGATGCCCAGGCAGTTGGGGCCCACCAGGCGGATGCCGGCGGCGCGCAGGCGGCGGACCACCTCCTGCTGGAGCGCCTCGCCCTCCGGCCCGGCGTCGGCGAAGCCGGCGGAGGTGATCAGCACCGCGCGGACGCGCGCCTGGACGCAGTCGTCCACCACCTGCAGCACCTCGCGCGCCGGCACCACCACCACCGCCAGGTCGACCGGCTCGGGCAGGTCGCGCAGGCTGGGATAGGCGCGGACGGCCGCCACCGCGTGCGCCGAGGGGTTGACGGGGTAGACGACGCCCTGGAAGCCTCCCTCCAGCAGGTGGCGGAAGAGGAGGTGGCCCAGCCGCTGCGGGTCGCGCGAGGCGCCCACCACCGCCACCGTCGCCGGCCGGAAGAAGGGCTCGAGGGAGGCCGCGGTGGCCAGCTTCTCCCGCGTCTCCTGCAGCGCCCGGCTCCGCTCGGTGGCGCCCAGGGGGAGGACCATGCGCACCGCCCCGTCCTCCCAGCGCTCGCGGGTCTCGTAGCCCGAGTCGTAGAGCACCTGGATCATCCTGCGGTTGGCGGGCAGCACCACCGCCTCGAAGCGCTGGTAGCCGGCCCGCCAGGCCGCCTCGGCCAAGTGCTCCAGGAGGAGCGTGCCCAGCCCGCGCCCCTGGTAGCGGTCGTCCACCAGAAAGGCCACCTCGGCCGTCCCCGGCTCGCCCGCGGGCGCGTAGTTGCCCACCGCCAGGAAGCGCTCCCCCGCCTCGCAGACCAGCGCCAGCGCCTCGCGCCCGTCGCCCGCCAGGAGCCGCTCCAGCTCCCGCTCGCTCACCTCGCGCACGGCGTGGAAGAAGCGGAAGTAGAGGCTGTCCGGCGAGGCGCTGCGGAAGAGCTCGCGCAGCCGCTCCCGGTCGCGCGCCTCGCGGCCGAGCGGGCGCAGCTCCGCCACCGTGCCGTCGCGCAGGATGACGCGCGCCACCGCCTATCCCTCCTCGCGCAGCCCGGCCGCCTCGGGCGGCAGCGGCAGGAGGCGGCCCGCCCGCGCCATCTCGCCGTAGTAGCGCGCGCTGGGCCGTACCTCGCGGCGCTGGGTGGCGTAGTCGACGCCGATCAGGCCGAAGCGGGGGCGGAAGCCCTCCGCCCACTCGAAGTTGTCCAGGAGCGCCCAGTAGAAGTAGCCGCGCACGTCCAGCCCGCGTGCCAGCGCCGCCGCCACCTGCTCCAGATGGAGGCGGATCCAGAGCTGGCGCTCGCGGTCGTCCAGGGTGGCGATGCCGTTCTCCGTCACCACCACCGGGCGCCCGTAGGCGGCCGCCGCCTCCAGCGTCCGGCCCAGCCCGTCGGGCGCCCAGACCCAGCCCATCTGCGTCGTCCGCTGGCCGGGCAGGGCGCTGAGCGGGCTGAGCAGCCCCTGGAGGCGCCAGCTCCAGCGGCTCCAGCTGCGCGAGTAGTAGTTGAGGCCGACGAAGTCCTGCCGCTCGCGGATCCGCTCCAGGAAGTCCAGGTTGAAGAGCCGCCAGTGGAGCCGGGCGGCGCGCCGGTCGCCGGCCCGGCGCGGGTCCAGCGGCACGAAGTCGATCATGTTCTGCGCCACGCCCGCCATCGCCGAGCCGCCGCCCAGCGCGTGCACCGCCTCCCAGGCGCGGCGGTGCGCCTCCGCCAGCGCCGCCAGCGCCCGCGCCGCCGCCCGCGGCGAGCGCAGCTGCGGCGGCCAGATCCCCGCCAGGAAGCCCTGCACCGCCAGCACCATGGGCTCGTTGACTGTCACCCACCACTCCACGCCGTGCGGTGCCAGCGCCCGCACCACGCGCTCCGCGTAGGCGGCGAAGCGCTCCGGCGCCCGCGGCCAGAGCCAGCCGCCGCGGTTGGCGAGCCAGCGCGGCAGCGTGAAGTGGTAGAGCGTCACCAGCGGCGTGACGCCCCGCTCCCGGCAGGCCTCCACCATGGCGGCGTAGTGCTCCAGCTCTCCCTCCGCGAAGTCGCCCGGGAAGGGCTCCACCCGCGCCCACTCCACGCCGAAGCGGTAGGCGTTCAGCCCCAGGTCGGCCAGCAGGCCGATGTCCTCGCGGAAGCGCCGGTAGTGGTCGGCCGCCAGCCCCGAGCGGTCGCCGCCGGCGACGTGGCCGGGCAGCTGCTCCCAGGCCCACCAGTCGCTCAGCCGGTTCTCGCCCTCCACCTGGTGACCGCTGGTGGCCGCCCCCCAGAGGAAGCCGGCGGGGAAGCGGAAGTCCTCGGGGACCATGCGCGCTCACCTCGGACGCGATCTCGGCCGCCCCGCGCGGCACGCGAACGAAGGCGGCGGGCGCCGCGCCGGCCTCCGGCCGGCCCCGGGCCCACCGCCATTATCCGCCTCCCGCCGCCGGCCCGCTCAGAAGACGGTGCGCCGGCGGGCGAAGCGCTCCTGGACGTAGTCCAGCGTCTCGCCGAAGCGCTGGAAGTGCGTCACCTCCCTCTGCCGCAGGAAGGCGAGCACCCGCGAGACGCGCTCGTCGTCCGAGAGGTCGAGCAGGTCCTCGTAGGTGGTGCGCGCCTTCTCCTCCGCCGCCATGTCCTCGTGCAGGCAGGTGACGGGGTCGTCGAAGGACTGGAAGTAGGTGGCCGTCCAGGGGACGCCGTTGGCGTCCTCCAGGAACATGGCGTAGCCGTGCTGGGCGTAGTGTCCGCCCAGCCCCGCCCGCTCCAGGTCGCGCGGGGAGGCGTCCTGGATCAGCTTCTGCACCAGCGTGCCCACCATCTCCATGTGGGCCAGCTCCTCGGTGCCGATGTCGGTCAGGATCGCCTTGCCCCGCCCCGTGGGCATGGCGAAGGACTGGGTCAGGTAGCGCCAGGCGGCGGTGAACTCGCCGTCCGGGCCGCCGAACTGGGTCATGATCACCTTGGCCAGCGCCGGGTTGGGCCGGGTGATCTCGATGGGGACCTCCAGCTGCTTGACAAAGACCCACATGCCGCTCGCCTCCTCCGTGGCACCGCCTGGGCCGTCGACTCGCCGCCTGCCGCCCGGCCCGCCTCAGGGGTCGGGCCCGCCCCAGAGCGGCCAGGGGAAGGGCGTCCGCGTCCACTGCCAGGGGTAGCCGCTGGGATCCTCGCCGTGGTTCATCAGAGGACCGAAGCGGCGCACCCACTCGCGGTGGAGCACCATCAGCTCGGAGACCAGCCGGTTGTAGTCGTCCAGCGCCCGCCGGTCGTCGGGGTGCGTGTCCAGGTAGAGGTTGATCTCCAGGGCGGCGAAGTGGAGCTGCTGCATGCGCAGCGAGAGCGCGTCGGGCGTCATCCCCTGCGCCTTCACCTCGTCCATGCGCGGCCACCTCCCGCGGGCGTGCGCCAGGGCCGCCCCGTGTAGGGGCGCACCAGGTCGGGCCAGAGCGAGCCCTGGCGGAGCGCCTCCTCGAGCGGGAACTGGTTCCTGTAGGAAGCGGCGCTCTGGATGGGGACGAAGGCCATGGTCAGATCGATCCCCGCGGGGAGGACATAGCTCCCCGGCCCCGGCTGCGGGACGGCTCCGCCCGGTCCCGCCGGCGGCCAAGCCGGCAGGTCGGGAGGCAGGCCGGCCTCGGGACCGGGTCCGGCCCCCGGACCGGCTCCGGCGCCTCCCCCGCCCCAGTTGTCGTAAAAGCCCCCTTGCGCCGAGCCGCTCCCGGGCGCGGCCGCCTCCCCGGCGGGGAGGCCGGCGGCGGCCTCCCCGCCGCCCGCGCCGGCCGGCTGCCCGCCGCCCGGCGGCCCGCCGGCGGGTGCCGCCTCCGTGCCGCGACGTCGCCGCGGATCGCGCAGCATCGCCTCTCCTCCCTTCCGACGTGGTCAAGCCAGCATATGGACGGCTTCCGGGAAGGGTGCGGCAGCCGCGGTGGCCGGAGGCGGAAAGCCTTGTCCTGCACGGGCTGGCGGTGTTGTCCAGCGCGTGCAGCGGTACCTGGAATCGGGGGCTGTCGGAGTCTTCGGTCCCCAATCTGCCCCCAACTGGGTTGGTAGTAATTAGGGAACCAGCAGACCTGGTTTGTCCCCAATCCCCTCCGAAGATCCAAGCGGGGCGACCCCTCCGCCTTGGCCCCTCGGCGACGTAGCCGGTAGACCAAAGCGGGGATCCTCCCCGGAGGAACCGACCCGGCACGCTGGGGCAAGCAGTAGGGAGGAGGCACGTCAAGCGCATACCGAGCTGTAGGCAAAGATGCCGCCCGTGACGGCGGCCGTCGCCTGTATCCCAGGTCGTGGTGGAAAAGTCCCGGATGAGCTGAGTTTCCTCCAGCTACGACCGAGGGAACAGACCGAGGTGAAGCCGGACAGGTCGGCCGGTTCCCGGGACCGAGATTCGGACGCCAGAAGAGCCGGCCGTGGCTGAACCTGGAGACTGCTGGCGCGCGGATTCGATAACGAGGGCGTCGCCTTCGACATATACACCGACAACACGAACTCGTCGACCGCGAATGGAGCGAGCGACAGAGCCGCCGGGTCCAGAGGCAGCTGGCAGCTGGAGGAGGCGCATCTGCGGCTCCCCACCTCGGTGGAGGCGACGACTTCGAGACCGCACCGGGTGGACAAGGCGTGGGTCCACCAGCTGGCCGAAGGGCGCTGGCTCCTGGAACGCCCCAACGCCTTGATCACCGGCCCTACGGGAGCTGGGAAGACCTTCGTGGCTTGCGCGCTCGGCAACGCCGCCTGCCGTCAGGGTTTCCGTTTCCGCTACTTGCGGCTCGCAAGACTCCTGAGCGAGCTCAACAGCGTCCCAGCTCGTGGCGGAACTTCCCTGGCGGCAGCTTCAGGATCGGGATACCGCCGTCGGCGGTAGGGATATCGCCTCACCTCCTGGTCTTTCCGCAGCTTGGCCATCGACTCCTGGCGGAAGTAGCGGCGCGGTGCCGCCTGCCAGGAGTCGCTTTACCCAGGCGGTAAGGGGAAGGTCCATGGGAGCTGTGGCGAAGTTGGCCCACGACCGCCGCTAGCAGGACGCGGCGCCCCATGTGAGAGCGGCAGAGGAGGCGAAAGCCCGTTAGTGACTGAACGCGGGCCTACCCACCCCGGCTTTGGCAGCGTATGCTACCTAGGGAGTTCGTGCTACGAACAATGGAAATTGCTGGTACCATCTTCCCGGCGACATGGCTTGGTTCTTACCACCCAAGGGCGCTTGGCTGATGCGCCTCCGGTTAGCGCGCCCGCGGGCCATCTGCCTCGCGGTCGGCTGTCCCGCAAATACTAGTCTCAAGGAGGTCGGGCAATGCCCTTGGCTCAGATTGCTTCCCTGCGTTCTTGAGGCCATCGAACGTTCACCCGACGGCGAAGGGCGGGAATAGCCGTGCCAACGGCCGAGCAGCTAAAGGCACTGATTCGCACCCATGCCGAGGGCGACGACGAGCGCTTTTACGCCGTCGCCCTACAGCTCGCTGCCCGGGAGGCCCGCCAGGGTCATACCAAACTGGCCCAGGAGCTCCGCGACCTGGTTGATGAGGTACGCGCACGTCCAAAGTCCCTACCTGCCAAGCCCGTACCCATCGTCCAGCCCCGAGGCGAGTTGGCCGGTCTCCTCAGTGCCACATACCCAAAAATCAGGCTTGCTGATATGACCCTCGACCACCTCGTCCGCACCAGGCTCGACCGCGTTCTTATGGAGCAACGCAACCGTGCATCACTCCGCGAGCACGGCTTTTCGCCGATCCGCAAGCTCCTCCTAAGCGGTCCACCCGGCACGGGCAAGACCATGACATCTGCTGCTCTCGCTGGCGAACTAGGGCTAGCCCTCTTCACCATTCAGCTGGATGGGCTTATCACCAAATATCTCGGCGAAACCGCAGCCAAGCTGCGCCTCATCTTCGACGCCATCCATGCCACACGCGCTGTCTATCTCTTCGACGAGTTCGATGCGCTAGGCGGAGAGCGCTCAGCGCGCAACGACGTCGGCGAAATCCGCCGCGTTCTCACCTCCTTTCTTCAATTTCTCGAGGTGGACGACTCCGACAGCCTCATCGTCGCCGCCACAAATCATCCCCACCTCCTTGATGAAGCGCTTTTCCGCCGTTTCGATTCGCTCATTGAGTACTGTTTACCCTCCCAATCCCTCGCAGAACAACTCATCCGCGCCCGGCTTGCACATCTAGACATAACTGATGTCGACTGGGCGAAGGTACGGGAAGCCACAGACAGGCTCAGCCACGCGGACGTCACCCGCGCGTGCGAACAAGTCGCTAAGAACGCAATTCTTGAACGCAGAAACTATGTTCGTACAAAGGAACTTTTGGAAGCTCTCGCCGAGCGTCGTAAGATGCGTTCATTATGATGGCGGGGATTGATCTATGGGCGCGATCCGTGATAAGAGACACTTGATCGTTCCCAAGGAGCCGGCAGTTGAGCCATATCGTCCGCCCAAACGACGCGTCTTACCTCGACCTCTTCCTGGCCCCGAGGACCGTTTGACTCACGCAGCCGCTCTCCGCACCTCGCTGCAAAAGGCGGAACAGGAGGCCTTAGAGCAGCGTGCAGCCCTGGGTCTGACCGTGCACGGCGCGCAGCCGGGTATCTACGTCCAGTTCGAAAGCCTACCGGGAATCGATCTTAACGTTAAGTCTCTTGAAGATCGGCGTCAGCGGATAGAGGTTGTTGCCGTACAGACTGTAAAATCAGGCTCCGATGGTGACCCCGTTCAGCGTGCCACGGTATTTATTCCAGACGGCAAACTCAAACACTTTTTCACGCGCTTTGAGCAGTATGCCACCGAGCAGACGAGCAAAGGCGAGCCTCGACACAAGGACATGGTGGATCGAATTGCTGATGTTCGGCGCGCCGCGTTGCGGGAACTCTGGACAGACGCTGTGACAGCTTACCCACGGGAACACGAAACCATTTGGTGGGAGGTGTGGCTTCGCGTCCATGACGGACACGAGGTCGAACGCCTCTGTGAGTTTGCACGTGTCGTGGGACTTCACATGGGAGAACAAAGACTTGTATTTGACGACCGGATCGTCGTGCTAGTTCGGGCAACGCCAGAACAGCTATCCGGCTCGATAGACGTCCTTAATGATGTGGCCGAGGTGCGGCGGGCTAAAGAAAGCGCCGCGTTCTTCGTCGACATGTCTCGACAGGACCAACTCGCCTGGGCCGAGGACTTCTCTCGGCGAATCACCCGTCCGCCGACCGAT includes these proteins:
- a CDS encoding S-layer homology domain-containing protein encodes the protein MRRQPLRARRAGLSLLAAGLLALLSALLPVHAALAAPSVRLVPAGRLFSDLASPGDAQVFGALAALGAFQGDGGPGGPVRPDDPIDRAEFASVLAQLTGRAGVASVMSSFQPPYADAAAIPNWARGAVNVAYSAGLLRGYPDGTFRPDRPVSEAEVLAALARTAGYTSAPGSWPGNWVDLADAQGLADKSTVDPSAAATRRFVAQVAYRALFIPGPDGKTLFARTGGAEGEVAVLDGATIRIRPPAAGSALGSTRILSSLDPASAEAPEAIRPAPGALAALGETVTYRDPDLFALAPQVIAIGFASWSDLKVGTLVRLYLNDGQVTGIETVQ
- a CDS encoding PaaI family thioesterase, with product MVALGVQGLPPSAGAAGAAFPFDRSLLPDNPAWELLGLVPVRVSDQEAVVEMPVERRHLQMAGRVHGGFIATLVDTAAGVAVVANTAPGTRHATIDLHVEFVHGATLESERLRATARIRRIGRTVAFLSVDVVDARGELVAIGTASYHLMRPAEAGRADGSPQAGTA
- a CDS encoding GNAT family N-acetyltransferase, producing the protein MARVILRDGTVAELRPLGREARDRERLRELFRSASPDSLYFRFFHAVREVSERELERLLAGDGREALALVCEAGERFLAVGNYAPAGEPGTAEVAFLVDDRYQGRGLGTLLLEHLAEAAWRAGYQRFEAVVLPANRRMIQVLYDSGYETRERWEDGAVRMVLPLGATERSRALQETREKLATAASLEPFFRPATVAVVGASRDPQRLGHLLFRHLLEGGFQGVVYPVNPSAHAVAAVRAYPSLRDLPEPVDLAVVVVPAREVLQVVDDCVQARVRAVLITSAGFADAGPEGEALQQEVVRRLRAAGIRLVGPNCLGIVNTAEAVRLNASFAPRLPARGRLAFASQSGALGVAILDALSRIGVGLSSFVSMGNKADVSGNDCLQYWEDDPETEMIALYLESFGNPRKFSRICRRITPRKPVLVVRGARTAAGVQVSEARQAAGQAREVAVEALFRQAGIIRADTLEELFDVAAVLEAEPLPAGERVAVVTNSAGGAVITVDALRAEGLLLARPPLDLGFEALAEGYRRALPEVLRDPEVDAVVVLFVPAGLSDEAAVARALLEGVREAEAEGVRKPVVANFLPSAERAYAVRFLDPEARRLPVYPFPERTVRALARAARYAAFRRRPRGRIPDLEGADVERARQLAREALERLAPDEEERWLPAEEAEAVVAAAGLEVEPSRAPERGLRLAVTVEPDPLFGPLLLVRRLAPTARRGEFVPLGEPLARITPLTDLEAADLAAAALGEGAPAEAVACLADLFLRLSRLAEEVPELRRLELPDVRPLPPRACAPAPRVAVARP
- a CDS encoding family 1 glycosylhydrolase; translation: MVPEDFRFPAGFLWGAATSGHQVEGENRLSDWWAWEQLPGHVAGGDRSGLAADHYRRFREDIGLLADLGLNAYRFGVEWARVEPFPGDFAEGELEHYAAMVEACRERGVTPLVTLYHFTLPRWLANRGGWLWPRAPERFAAYAERVVRALAPHGVEWWVTVNEPMVLAVQGFLAGIWPPQLRSPRAAARALAALAEAHRRAWEAVHALGGGSAMAGVAQNMIDFVPLDPRRAGDRRAARLHWRLFNLDFLERIRERQDFVGLNYYSRSWSRWSWRLQGLLSPLSALPGQRTTQMGWVWAPDGLGRTLEAAAAYGRPVVVTENGIATLDDRERQLWIRLHLEQVAAALARGLDVRGYFYWALLDNFEWAEGFRPRFGLIGVDYATQRREVRPSARYYGEMARAGRLLPLPPEAAGLREEG
- a CDS encoding manganese catalase family protein; amino-acid sequence: MWVFVKQLEVPIEITRPNPALAKVIMTQFGGPDGEFTAAWRYLTQSFAMPTGRGKAILTDIGTEELAHMEMVGTLVQKLIQDASPRDLERAGLGGHYAQHGYAMFLEDANGVPWTATYFQSFDDPVTCLHEDMAAEEKARTTYEDLLDLSDDERVSRVLAFLRQREVTHFQRFGETLDYVQERFARRRTVF
- a CDS encoding spore coat protein CotJB, producing the protein MTPDALSLRMQQLHFAALEINLYLDTHPDDRRALDDYNRLVSELMVLHREWVRRFGPLMNHGEDPSGYPWQWTRTPFPWPLWGGPDP
- a CDS encoding spore coat associated protein CotJA, which translates into the protein MLRDPRRRRGTEAAPAGGPPGGGQPAGAGGGEAAAGLPAGEAAAPGSGSAQGGFYDNWGGGGAGAGPGAGPGPEAGLPPDLPAWPPAGPGGAVPQPGPGSYVLPAGIDLTMAFVPIQSAASYRNQFPLEEALRQGSLWPDLVRPYTGRPWRTPAGGGRAWTR
- a CDS encoding ATP-binding protein — encoded protein: MDKAWVHQLAEGRWLLERPNALITGPTGAGKTFVACALGNAACRQGFRFRYLRLARLLSELNSVPARGGTSLAAASGSGYRRRR
- a CDS encoding ATP-binding protein, giving the protein MPTAEQLKALIRTHAEGDDERFYAVALQLAAREARQGHTKLAQELRDLVDEVRARPKSLPAKPVPIVQPRGELAGLLSATYPKIRLADMTLDHLVRTRLDRVLMEQRNRASLREHGFSPIRKLLLSGPPGTGKTMTSAALAGELGLALFTIQLDGLITKYLGETAAKLRLIFDAIHATRAVYLFDEFDALGGERSARNDVGEIRRVLTSFLQFLEVDDSDSLIVAATNHPHLLDEALFRRFDSLIEYCLPSQSLAEQLIRARLAHLDITDVDWAKVREATDRLSHADVTRACEQVAKNAILERRNYVRTKELLEALAERRKMRSL